The genomic window ATGGCACAACCAACACCTCAGGGCGGCACGATTTCGGGCAGTTCATCAGTTGTTCAGCTCGATGCCTGGAACTGGGAAGATGCAGCCCTTAAAACAGACGATGCCATGCACATGACCTGGCCCGTTACCCCTCGTTTTAGAGGTGGTTTTGGCACTTTCGGCAGGCCACAACAATCGCCAGAAAGCTTAGCAGAAAGAACGCAGGCTGCCATTGCACAGCTAACCTCTTTCTTTGCCGAGGCAAAAGCTTATGCTGAAATGGGCAAACCAGAAGCAATTAATACCCGTTTCGAAGCGATGAAGAAAGTATTCGCAGGCAACGAAAAATTGTTTATCGCAGCCGAAAGTCAAAAGGATATTGTTGCCGCAGTTAATTTCGCTAAGAAATTCGGGATCACACCTATAATTATAGGTGCAGATGAGGCCTACTTAATTATCGATTTCTTAAAAGACAACAACATTACCCTGGTAGTGAAACAGCCTCATGCTTTACCCAACAACAATGATGACGATGTAAATATGCCTTACAAAAATGCCGCAGTATTAGCCAACGCAGGCCTAAATGTGGTATTGAGTATTGATGGTTACTGGCAACAGCGCAACCTGCCTTTTATGGCTGGTACAGTTACGGCCTGGGGCTTGGATAAGGAAAAAGCTTTATCAACCATCACCTTAAATGCAGCCAAAGCGATGGGCGTTGATAAAACCACAGGCAGTATTGAGATTGGCAAAGATGCTACTTTCTTTATCTCAGCTGGTGATGCTTTAGATATGCGCACCAATAAAGTGGAGCAGGCATTTATTCAGGGCAGGGACATTAATCTTGATAATTTACACAAACAGTTAGATAAAAAGTTTAGTGATAAATATACTGCTGAGAAGAAGTAGTTTTTTGAATGGTTAACTGGCTAATTGTTAAAGCCTAAAATAAAAAACGGCCGATATTGATTTATCGGCCGTTTTTTATTTTAGCAGATTGCTTTATTTGTTTGGTGCACCAAACACGGAGTTTGTAAGTATAAGCAGCACGCATGCGCTAGTGAGGATTTTTAACTGGTAAACTTAAAATTTCTTCAACAGTCAAATCTTTAAAGTATAGTCTATTACAGGTTTCAGTACTGGTATCTTCCAACCATTTTTCATTTGGATGCCGCCCGGGTAAAGAAAGTTTTAAAAACTCAGAAAAATTATAGCCAAATCCATCAATAAATTCAACCGGATACAATATTTTTCGCCACTTCGATTCATCAAAAAGATACAAGGTTTGCAGCAGCGACAATGACACATAGGCTTTTCCATCAAAATATATAATGTAGTAATCGGTATTATATCTTCCTGCAACTGAATAGCGGGGTTCGGTGTAAAATTCTTCTATATAAGTTTGGTTTTCGCCAACTTTTAAAAATTTAGCTTGGGCGATATCACTTCCCGACTGTATAAAATTACCCTGTCCGAAATAAATAAAAGATTCCTTGGTTACTACGTTTTTAAATATAGTTTTTTCAAGTTGTGCCTGTTTTTCGTTTATCTGTTTTGTCCATTCTGCATCAGGCATCTGTTCAAGTTGATTGATCATTTCCCTGGTGTATGTGTCCCCCATGTGCCTATTTAGAAAATAGTATATAAAACCAATTATAACAGCTATTATTATGATGATAATCAAAATTGTTTCCATTGAGCCTATTCCTATTTAATTAATTAAACCTACCAATGCTAGCAATTATGATATTGGCCAATAAGTTTGTCGAAGTTGATGTTTTTTATACCAAATGTAGGCGTGCCATATTTTTTCTCATAACAGCTTCTTGCTTTTTCATCGATAATAATTGGGTCAATAATTTCGCTAAGCGGGCATATAGGTTTGCCCAGAAAAACAGCATCATGGGCGGCATAGATATCGAAATCCAAACAAGGAAAGCCCTCTATAAATATATATTGAGTATCCCGGTAAAACAGTACACTTTCAACATCAAGTTCTATCAGAAAGTAAGCTGGTGTTCCTCCCGTAAATTCATCCACAACTGCAGCTACTTTTGCAACCCTTTTCGAACGTATACTAAAAACGGTTGCCTTTCCATTATTAATGTAGCCGTTTAAATTTTTTATTTCAGCTCTCAAGTATTTCCGGTCGTAATAAATGCATATTGGAGTAAAAAGTACATAACCAAAAGAAACCAATGCAATGGTAGCTAAACCAATAAGCAAAAGTTCATTCCCTGTTATTATAATTAAAGCAACACAGATTACCCCAATTATACCATGTTTTAGGAATTTCTCATACCTTATTATTTCTTTTAACTTCTTTTGCTCTCCAGCTAAACGCACATTCAAAATCTGCATCTCTTCTAAATTAAAGTCTCGTATATTTTTAGGTAGGTTCATGTTTTGTAGTCATATAATGCTTAAGCAAGCACCCACTGCGAGTGCATATGCTAATGCATGCAATAAATTTATAATTCAACAAGTTCAAGCGCTTCTTTGCCAAACTTTAAATAGATAACAGTTAGTTTTGTACCTACCGGGTAGCGCGAATAATCTTCGGGCATTATCCTAATCCTTATCTTATCATTTTTGGATGGCCAGGCAAAAGTTAAATATTCCGCATGTTCTGTTTTATCGCGGTTGATGATTGCACTTGTCAATTTGTTTTTACCCTGGGGCCTTATCCTTTTTCCAATTGGCATTATCATACTTCAATTTGCTCACAATAGGGGTAACATTCTCGCTTATCTCTAATTACCGGAACGGGTAAGTTCAATTTGAAATTGTTTACAAATGTCTAAAATTTCTTCAGGTTTCTTCTCAAAGTCGTTTAGCCGGATTTTACACCGCTCGTTGGGGTTTCTGCTTAAGTTGATTATACTTCTATCGGTTATAACAAGATAGCAATAGGTAAATTCAATATCACTCTCGCCATTGGTAGTTGTGTGTACATACGATGTTAAATTAATGGCTGTAATATTTTCCCATTTAATTCTTTCTACTAATGGAAACCTGCCTTCAATATGTTGATTATCCATAAAATGCCTGCCATAATAAATAACCATCTGGACTTTCGAGAGTTCTATTTTTGCTGGTATATGCAGTAAAGATTGCATTATTAAAAGTGAAAGGACCATTAATAAGAATAGAAAAACCATGAGAAGGAATGTGAAATCCGAATATTTATAAGAAATCAGCGCTCCGATTAATAATAGGGCAAAAGAGATTAGTTCTATGGTGCAATCACACTTATGTTCTGTTATAACAATAAAATCGGATAATTCAGCATCGTTATTCGGCTTTGTTTCTATTGTTTCCATATTCTGCTTTTGTAAAACGGTTAAGAACAGGTTGAATTATAACTATCGTCCAAAAGAACGAATGAGCTGCAAGCAATAAAACAGATTCCTCCAGCGCACTATCTTTACTATTTGTAAACATCTCTTTAAAAAGATATCGTGCTTTCTTGTTGGCAATGAAATACCTAAAGTTAACAAAATTTTAGAATTGATGTCTCAATCCAGCGCTGATTGCTCCTGCACGGATTGGATCTGTTTATCGAACTTTTGGTAACGTTGTGCGCCCTTACATGCCTTACTCCAAACGGATTTACGATCTGGCATTTAAACGCCAGAAAATTGATCAGGCTAACATTCTCTTAACACCAAAAGCCAATATTGATTTATCGCCCGTTTTTTATTTTAACATCAGGCTTAAAAACTACCAAGGACTAAACCTATTATTAATATTAAATCAGGATTCAGTTAACAGCACATTAACATCTTTGTCATCATAAAAAATCAGAAACTAATCATAATGAAACCTGTCTTTGCAGCAAAAAAGCACGCTCAGGCAAGCTTCATAACCGTTAAAAAAACAATGATGATGAAAAATTTACTTATTGCAGTGTTGCTGCTGTTTTGCCTTGCCCCAAACCGGGTACTTGCACAAACAACCCAGGCATCAATTTCGGGTGTAATCACCGATCAACAAAAGAAACCTATTCCTGGAGTTTCGGTGCAGATTAGAAACAATTCAACAGGTTTCACTACTAAAACATCTACCAACGCTCAGGGCGAGTATACTTTTAAAGAACTCCCATTGGGTGGCCCTTATTCTGTCAAAGCCCTTTATGTAGGCTTTGGCGAGCAGACCAGAAATGGTTATATGTTAAACCTTGGCGATGTGGTTAGGGTAAACGTTGCCATGCAGGAAGCTTCGCAGAATTTAGAAGCGGTACAGGTTGTGGCTTCGGGCTTGAGGAACAAAGTTCAAAACTTTGGTGCTTCTACAGAAATTTCGGCCAAAACAATGAACCAATTACCTGTAAACGGACGTAATTTTTCTAACTTAATGGATTTATCTCCTTTAAGCCGTGGTGGAAATATTTCGGGACAGTTAGGTTCTTCTACAAATTATACCATTGATGGAATGAATGCGAAAAACCCAACATCAGCTGGTAGTACTACGAGTCGTAGTGGTGCGCCATATTCAATTTCTATTGAGGCTGTTCGCGAGTTTAAGGTAGTAACCAATCAATACGATGTTACTTTGGGCAGAGCCGGAGGCGGTACAGTAACCGCTGTAACTAAATCTGGTACAAACACCGTAAGTGGAAGCGCTTTTGGTTACGGCCGTGCAGATTGGTTAGCCAGCCGTTACGATATTAGAGGCGTAAAGCGTGACAATGATTTCTCTACTTATCAATATGGTTTTACGTTAGGTGGACCGATTATCAAGGATAAATTACATTATTTCGTTGGTTTAGATCATCAGAAAGATGCTCGCCCATTAATTATTGCCGATGTTAATGGCCCCGCTGATGAAGCACGTTTCAGAATTACTAATAGTACTTTAGCACAGTTTTTGGATGTTGCACGTACTAAATATGGCGTAGCAAACACACCTCAATATGGATCTTTTGATAAAAAGCGTGGCTCGGATGCCGCATTTGCCCGTATTGATTGGCAAATTAATGATAGAAATTTATTAACCATTCGTGATAATTACACAAACGATAGAAATCCATTAGGTTTAGCAGATAACACCGCGATAAATTTCTACGAAAGTTACGGTAACGATAAAAATGTTGACAATAATTTATTGGCAACTTTACGTTCAACCATAAGCAGCAAAATCACTAACGAATTAAAAATACAACATTTATATACTTATCAGGCGAGTACGCAAAATGATGAATTAACAGGTGCCATTCCAAGAGCAATTGTAGGAAATATAAAATCTGACCTCGCTGATGGCACCAAGGGTATTTCTACCGCAATACAAATTGGTGGCCATCGTTTCGGACAAGAAGGTTTTACCAATAATGTTTTTCAATTGGTAGATAATTTTTATTATAATACCGATAAAGTTAAATATACATTTGGTGTTGATGTGATGTATACTAACGCAAAATCTCTTTATGGTAGTGAAGTGAATGGCCGTTTCGAATACTCAACTTCTCAGATTCAAGATCCTGCTTTTCCAAATGACCCAACAAAAAAGATCGAAGTTCCGGCGATTACAAACTTTAATAACCTTGCTCCAAACAGATTTTATCGCGAAGTACCTTTGGTTGCAGACCCAACTGTTAAGGCAGGCATTTGGAACGCCGCTATTTACGGCCAAATGCAGACTAAATTAGCAAAAGGTTTAGATTTTATAGGTGGTTTACGCATTGATTACAGCACTTATCCAAAATCGCCACTTAATCAGCAACTATTTGATGCTATTGGCGTGAGAACAGATCATGAGTTAAAACAATTTTTAGTTCAGCCAAGAATTCAATTTAACTGGGATATTAATGAAAACCGAACAGACTTTGTACGTTTCGGAGCAGGTATTTTCGGCTCTGATGTTAACAATTATGTAACCATTAATAACTTAACCTTTGATGGTAAACATTTAGCAACAGTTGATGTTTTTAACGCAGATGTACCAAAACCAGACTTTATAGGTTATAGAAATGGTACTGTTGCTACACCTTCATTAAGTGCTTTACAGGTACCAACGATTAATACTTATGCAGAAGATGCAAAAATTCCAGTGGTTTATAAAGCCAACTTATCATACAGTAAATTAATTACCGATAAATTTAAGGTTGGGATTACGGGTTACGCAACATTAGGACGTAACAACTACATGTATGTTGACAGAAATATGGCCGCAAATCCATTCTTTACCTTATCTAATGAAGGTAACCGTGGTGTATTTGTACCAACATCAAGTATCACTGCAAGTAATGGTGTTGCCGATTGGAAAGGCGGTCGTTTAACTAATCAGTTTGGCCGTGTTTTAGAATTAAATAGTAAAGGTAAGGTAAATCAATTCGCTGTAGTTTTAGATGCGACCTGGAATTATTTTAAAGATGGAGAAATCTCTGCAAGTTATACTTATAACGACACAAAAGATAATACATCGTATAATGGCAACGTGGCAAACTCCGCTACTTTATCTCTACCTGTTAAAGATGATCCAAGAGATTTGAGCAAAATGTCTTATTCGGATAATCAATTCCGTAATAAGGTTGTTATTTATGGAACGTCGCCAAGTTTTTATGGCTTTAGATTAGGCGTTCGTTACTCTGGTATTGGTGGAACGCGATATAGCTTATTGGCTGGTGGCAATATTAATGGAGATTTTGTGGCTACAAATGATTTAGCTTTTGTATTCGATAGAAACAATCAAAATATTCCTGCAAATATCCGAACAGGCTTACAGACATTATTGGATAATCCAGACGCAAGCCAAAGTTTAAAAGATTATATTAATAAATATTCTGGTCAGATAGCAGAGCGAAATGGTGGTGTGAATGACTTTTTTGGTATTGTTGATGTAAAATTAAGCTATCAACTACACCTAAATAAAAAGCATAGTATTGAATTCTCTGGAGATGTGTTTAATTTTGCAAACCTACTTAACAAAAAATGGGGTGTAAATGAAACTTTGGGCAACCAGGCTTTATACGCTGTTAGC from Flavobacterium sp. W4I14 includes these protein-coding regions:
- a CDS encoding hypothetical protein (product_source=Hypo-rule applied; cath_funfam=2.60.40.1120; cleavage_site_network=SignalP-TM; pfam=PF13620; superfamily=49452,56935; transmembrane_helix_parts=Inside_1_26,TMhelix_27_44,Outside_45_1089); this translates as MKPVFAAKKHAQASFITVKKTMMMKNLLIAVLLLFCLAPNRVLAQTTQASISGVITDQQKKPIPGVSVQIRNNSTGFTTKTSTNAQGEYTFKELPLGGPYSVKALYVGFGEQTRNGYMLNLGDVVRVNVAMQEASQNLEAVQVVASGLRNKVQNFGASTEISAKTMNQLPVNGRNFSNLMDLSPLSRGGNISGQLGSSTNYTIDGMNAKNPTSAGSTTSRSGAPYSISIEAVREFKVVTNQYDVTLGRAGGGTVTAVTKSGTNTVSGSAFGYGRADWLASRYDIRGVKRDNDFSTYQYGFTLGGPIIKDKLHYFVGLDHQKDARPLIIADVNGPADEARFRITNSTLAQFLDVARTKYGVANTPQYGSFDKKRGSDAAFARIDWQINDRNLLTIRDNYTNDRNPLGLADNTAINFYESYGNDKNVDNNLLATLRSTISSKITNELKIQHLYTYQASTQNDELTGAIPRAIVGNIKSDLADGTKGISTAIQIGGHRFGQEGFTNNVFQLVDNFYYNTDKVKYTFGVDVMYTNAKSLYGSEVNGRFEYSTSQIQDPAFPNDPTKKIEVPAITNFNNLAPNRFYREVPLVADPTVKAGIWNAAIYGQMQTKLAKGLDFIGGLRIDYSTYPKSPLNQQLFDAIGVRTDHELKQFLVQPRIQFNWDINENRTDFVRFGAGIFGSDVNNYVTINNLTFDGKHLATVDVFNADVPKPDFIGYRNGTVATPSLSALQVPTINTYAEDAKIPVVYKANLSYSKLITDKFKVGITGYATLGRNNYMYVDRNMAANPFFTLSNEGNRGVFVPTSSITASNGVADWKGGRLTNQFGRVLELNSKGKVNQFAVVLDATWNYFKDGEISASYTYNDTKDNTSYNGNVANSATLSLPVKDDPRDLSKMSYSDNQFRNKVVIYGTSPSFYGFRLGVRYSGIGGTRYSLLAGGNINGDFVATNDLAFVFDRNNQNIPANIRTGLQTLLDNPDASQSLKDYINKYSGQIAERNGGVNDFFGIVDVKLSYQLHLNKKHSIEFSGDVFNFANLLNKKWGVNETLGNQALYAVSAFDATNKAYNYRVNNTGIVTPSGNPWQIQIGLRYGF
- a CDS encoding imidazolonepropionase-like amidohydrolase (product_source=COG1228; cath_funfam=2.30.40.10,3.30.43.10; cleavage_site_network=SignalP-noTM; cog=COG1228; pfam=PF01979; superfamily=51338), which encodes MHTNMKTYLFSLAFSATSLMCFAQANLSPAKKQSKTIAITGATVHVGNGTVIENGTILFGSGKIISVTANGQVPQDDVMRIMATGKHIYPGFIAATTNLGLTEIEAVKATLDFQEIGDFNSHIRSIVAYNTDSKVPATLRSNGVLMAQPTPQGGTISGSSSVVQLDAWNWEDAALKTDDAMHMTWPVTPRFRGGFGTFGRPQQSPESLAERTQAAIAQLTSFFAEAKAYAEMGKPEAINTRFEAMKKVFAGNEKLFIAAESQKDIVAAVNFAKKFGITPIIIGADEAYLIIDFLKDNNITLVVKQPHALPNNNDDDVNMPYKNAAVLANAGLNVVLSIDGYWQQRNLPFMAGTVTAWGLDKEKALSTITLNAAKAMGVDKTTGSIEIGKDATFFISAGDALDMRTNKVEQAFIQGRDINLDNLHKQLDKKFSDKYTAEKK
- a CDS encoding hypothetical protein (product_source=Hypo-rule applied), with the translated sequence MPYSKRIYDLAFKRQKIDQANILLTPKANIDLSPVFYFNIRLKNYQGLNLLLILNQDSVNSTLTSLSS
- a CDS encoding hypothetical protein (product_source=Hypo-rule applied; superfamily=52440), producing MGDTYTREMINQLEQMPDAEWTKQINEKQAQLEKTIFKNVVTKESFIYFGQGNFIQSGSDIAQAKFLKVGENQTYIEEFYTEPRYSVAGRYNTDYYIIYFDGKAYVSLSLLQTLYLFDESKWRKILYPVEFIDGFGYNFSEFLKLSLPGRHPNEKWLEDTSTETCNRLYFKDLTVEEILSLPVKNPH
- a CDS encoding hypothetical protein (product_source=Hypo-rule applied; transmembrane_helix_parts=Outside_1_14,TMhelix_15_37,Inside_38_49) yields the protein MFTNSKDSALEESVLLLAAHSFFWTIVIIQPVLNRFTKAEYGNNRNKAE
- a CDS encoding hypothetical protein (product_source=Hypo-rule applied), which gives rise to MIMPIGKRIRPQGKNKLTSAIINRDKTEHAEYLTFAWPSKNDKIRIRIMPEDYSRYPVGTKLTVIYLKFGKEALELVEL
- a CDS encoding hypothetical protein (product_source=Hypo-rule applied; transmembrane_helix_parts=Inside_1_49,TMhelix_50_72,Outside_73_189) encodes the protein METIETKPNNDAELSDFIVITEHKCDCTIELISFALLLIGALISYKYSDFTFLLMVFLFLLMVLSLLIMQSLLHIPAKIELSKVQMVIYYGRHFMDNQHIEGRFPLVERIKWENITAINLTSYVHTTTNGESDIEFTYCYLVITDRSIINLSRNPNERCKIRLNDFEKKPEEILDICKQFQIELTRSGN
- a CDS encoding hypothetical protein (product_source=Hypo-rule applied; cath_funfam=3.40.50.10840; transmembrane_helix_parts=Inside_1_37,TMhelix_38_57,Outside_58_61,TMhelix_62_84,Inside_85_222), coding for MNLPKNIRDFNLEEMQILNVRLAGEQKKLKEIIRYEKFLKHGIIGVICVALIIITGNELLLIGLATIALVSFGYVLFTPICIYYDRKYLRAEIKNLNGYINNGKATVFSIRSKRVAKVAAVVDEFTGGTPAYFLIELDVESVLFYRDTQYIFIEGFPCLDFDIYAAHDAVFLGKPICPLSEIIDPIIIDEKARSCYEKKYGTPTFGIKNINFDKLIGQYHNC